A window of Spirochaetae bacterium HGW-Spirochaetae-1 genomic DNA:
CATCATTGCCGCCTGCCTGCTTCTGATCAGTGGAGGATTATTGTAATGAAAAAAAGCGGTTTAAAAAATCTCAAGCGATCCCTCTGGGTGTTTCATCTCAATACCGGATCGTGCAACGCCTGTGATATAGAAATTCTTGCCACGCTCATGCCGCGTTACGACGCGGAGCGCTTCGGTATCAAGCTGGTGGGAACACCGCGGCATGCCGATATCCTTCTCGTGACCGGGACGATGACGGAAAAAATACGGGACAAGATCATACGGGTCTATGAGCAGGTTCCCGATCCGAAACTGGTTATGGTAATAGGGGGATGCGGCTGCACCAAGGGCGTCTTCCAGGAATCCTATGCCATGGCCGGGCCCGTGGACATGTTTCTTCCCGTCGATGTCTATGTGCCGGGTTGTCCGCCGAGACCTGAAGCGATAATATACGGTGTGGCCAGGGCCTGGGAGAAATTGGAAAAACTGGAGAAAAAAGATGAAATTGCATCCTGATTATATAGCCGACAGGCTGAAATATGTATTCGGCGAGGATATTCATGCCTCAAGGATTGTAGAGCGGGAACAGGGGGTGACAAGAAAGGTGACCCAGCGGGTTCTTCACGTCACAATGGCGCGGCGGGTTTTTCACCGGGCACTGACGCTTCTGAAGAATGAATTTGCACAGCCCCATATCTCGTGCCCCATGGCTTCCAAGGAGTATGATGAGGGGATGGAACTGATTTACCCCTTTACGCTTTTTTCAGGTGAGGGGGAGTTCAACGAGATTCCCGTCGTTATTACCGTGTTCATTCCTTACAAGGATTTAAGGATACGGACCGTTTCCGATGTGGTGCCGGGGATTCTTTACATGGAGAGGGAGACCAGGGAAATGCTGGGAGTCATGTTCGAGGATACTCCCGATGACCGGAGGCTCTTTACGCCATTGTCGCTTCCACGCGATATGCATCCCATGAGGAACGGCTTTATTGACCCGGCAATAAAAAACAACGCCGGCAAGGAAGGTGTCAAATGAGTCTTCAGACATATACATTGAATATAGGGCCCACGCATCCGGCCTTCAAGGAACCGGTACAGTTTAAATTCGAGATTGATGGAGAAATAGTCGTTAAAACCGACATCGAGTTCGGATATACCCACCGCGGAATAGAAAGCGTTGCCCGGTCGCGGAATTTTATCGAGGTCATTTATCTCCTGGAGCGAGTATGCGGGATATGCTCCGTATCGCATCCCATGGCTTACTGCATGGCGGTTGAACAGGCCGCAGGCATAGAAGTTCCGGGACGGGCACAATACATCCGCACCATAATCGGAGAACTGGAGAGGCTCCATTCTCACCTGCTCTGGGCCGGCGTGGCTGCCCATGAGATCGGTTTCGATACGCTTTTCATGTATACCTGGAATGTCCGCGAGGATGTTCTCGATCTGCTGGAACTGGTTACAGGAAACCGGGTCAACTATGCCATGCTCACCATTGGCGGTGTGCGCAGGGACATAACCGAAGAGCTTGTTCCGGTCATCAGGGAGGTCCTGGACCATTACCGCTCCCTCTACAACAGGATGAGTGAGATTATGCTGCATGACGAATCGGTGCGTATGCGCTGTGAGGATGTGGGAGTGCTCACCTATGAAGACGCATTGAGATTCTGCGCCGTGGGACCCACGGCACGGGCATCGGGTCTGAACAAGGATGTCAGGGTCGATTATCCCATGAACGCCTATCCGGACATGGAATGGCTGCGGCCCGTGAGCCCCCGGGACCTGGGACGCGAGCCCCATGGTGATGTCTATGACAGGGTCATCGTCAGGGTCCTGGAAATTCAGCAGTCCATCGAGATTATTGAATACTGTCTTGATCATATGCCGGAAGGACCGATTGCCGAAGAAACCAATTCCGTGAAGATCATCAACAAGCTGAAAAAGATGCAGGGTGAGGGCATGGGACGATACGAGGCTCCGCGCGGTGAGGTGTCCCATTATGACATTCTCGATAACAGGGAAGGGCCGGCTCAGCTGAAGGTGAAAGCTCCCACCTATTCGAATATGCAGACATGGGTTACCATGCTCGAGGGAGCGGAAATTGCCGATATTCCCATCGTGGTGGCTTCCATCGATCCCTGTATAGCCTGCGCTGACCGGATGACGTTCACAAAAGGAAACGGAAAAATTGTGACACTGACGTCGGCTGATCTGCATAAGATGAGTATTGAGAAAATGAACGAGGTGCGTAGAAAATGCAATCGATAGTTGTACTGATAGCGGCGTCTATTCTAATATTTGTTCTGAGCATATACGTGGGGTTGTTTCTCAAGGGTATAGACAGGAAAGCGGCTGCCTATTACCAGTCCCGTATCGGGCCTTCGCTGCGGCAGCCCTTCTGGGATCTGAAAAAGCTCATGCTGAAGCAGACAATCATTCCTGAAAACGCCGTGGGCTGGATTTTCAAGGGAGCACCGGCAATTTCCCTTGTCTCGTCGGCCGTTCTTCTCATATATATTGTCATGCCTTATTTCATGTACCTGGCCGGGTATCACGATTTCTTTCTCTATGCCGGGGATATTATCCTTGTTGTATATCTGCTTATGATTCCCGCCATTGCCATGGTTGCCGGAGGTTTTGCTTCGGGATCCCCCTATGCATCCATCGGTGCGCAGCGCGAGATGGTTATTCTCATGACAACCGAGCTGCCCCTGGCCATCATTGCCGTGGCCTTTGCCTGGAAGGTGTCTAATATCGATCCCAGGATAGCGCCCTTTGCCCTGGTTTCCTTTTCACAGCATCCGCTGTGGATCGGCATGGGTCCCCTGGGGATAATGGGCGGGACCATGCTGGCCATCACCATGGCGGTGATAATCCCGGCTGAACTGGCAAAGATACCCTTTGACCAGGCCGAGGCGGAAACGGAGATTGCCGACGGGCTCCTGGCCGAGTATTCGGGCAAGTACCTGGCCTTCTTCCATCTTGCCGATGCCGTGAAGGTCCTGGCCATCACCTCCCTGGCCGTGATCCTGTTCTTTCCGCAGGGGGTCAAGGAGCTGTGCGGATGCAGCCTGGTTATCGGCTCCGTGGACCTTACCCTGGCCGCCGATATCCTGCTTTTTCTTTTAAAACATGTGCTGATATATTTTTTCACGGTGACAACGGTGAGGATTGCCATGGCCCGGTTCAAGATATCCCATGTGGCCAGGATTTTTGTCATTGGAATGACCGCCACGAGCCTTGCGGGATTTTTTCTGATTTATCTGGATACGATTATCATTAAATTTTAAGCTTCAAGACCAGGAGAGCGCCATGTTCAGCAGTATTTATCAGGTTATGGAAAACTTCTTCCTGAAGAAGGCCACCAATATATTCCCCGTGAAGCACACGCCCCGGTCCATCATCAAGGTCCTGGAAAAAGGGAACATTCACGGGCCCGTGCCCGTGCCACGGGGATTCCGGGGAAAGCCTCTTTTCGATTATGAAAAATGTATCGGATGCAGTATGTGCGAGAAGGTATGTCCTGCCCGGGCCATCGAGATGTACCCCGTCGTTGCCAATGAAAAAAAATCAAAGAGAGTGGTGATATATCTCTCGCGCTGTACCTATTGTTCCGAATGCGCCGAAGTGTGTCCCAGAGAGGCCATAGTCATGTCCCAGGACTTCATGACGGCCGATTATGACAAGTATGGCGATTCCCTTGTCGTGGGGATAGGGGAGCGCAGGCTTCACGAGGTCCATGAAGAACCCGCACCGGCACAGGACGTGCAGAAAGAGGGCGACTGATTTCAGGAGCCCCTGGCCGGGGGGATGCTCATGATTTCTCCCGAGTGCAGATGTTCCATGAGGCGATCAATGCCGTCTGCCACGGCCCCGCTCAATCCCTCGCCGAATTCGGTTGTCCCCGGCTGGATGCCGATAAACAGTATTTCTCCCGCATGTGGTTTCAGGTAATCGACGAGGAAAGCAAGAGGCGCAGCATGAGTGTTGAATCCCGAATCCTGCGATAAAAGGTGCAGCGGCACCCGTCGCAGTGTGCCCGGCTCCTCTCCCAGATCGCAGGCGTCCACGATGACAAGAAGGTCGGGGTGCTCCCTTTTGATCACTCCCGTATAATTTTCCGGTATATCGGCGCCGTCAATGGAAAGCCAGCCCTCATGTACAAAGCGGTCAGCCGTGCAGCTTCCGGCGCCGTCGTCGCTGCGGAGCCTGTTGCCGATGCCGAGGAGTATATTTTTCATGGCTCATTCCGTATTGTCGGGATTTTGCATCAATACCTGAAATCAGGTGAAAATTAAAGAGTGTATCACGCAAAGGCGCTAAGACGCAAAGCGTTTTATTGGAAACAATGAAAATATATCATTTCCTGATTTAAGTATTGCTGGAGAGATTCAAATAAAAATATTTAAAAAAACTTCGCGCCTCTGCGTCTCTGCGTGAATTATTATTCACTTTCTTTACCCGATTATAGTCAATGCAAATTGAATAGTTTTAAATATTTTGCCCTATCCCCGTATTTATTCAATTCATTTTTTATTCCGATATATATTTGTATCCAGACTTTGAGAGTTGAACGGCAGGGGGGAATGTCATGAAACACAGCGTCACCTGTAACTGGATGGGGAAGGTAGCCTTTGAAAGTGAGATAAACGGCCACCGGATAATCCTTGACGCATCAAAGGACAGCGGCGGAGAAAACCGCGGACCTATTCCTCCATCGCCATTATATATGAATTCAGTGAAGAAGACAGGAAGCATGACGATAAAATCAGGAAAGCCGTTAACCTGTCCCAGGAGAAGTACTGCGGGGTGAGCGCCATGCTCCGGAAGGCATCGGAACTGTCCTTTGAAATAGCCTATATTCCGCCGCTATAATCAGAAGATTTCCATGCCGATGATGCAGATATCGTCATTGAAGTGCATGTCGCCCCGGAAAAGTATTACTTCCTCGTAAATGTTCCGTATGAAATCACTGATGGGCAGGCCGACGATGACAGGCAGTATTTCTTTCAGCTTGTCCTCAAAAAATATCCCATCTTCATTTTCAGCCTCGGTAAGACCGTCGGTGAAGAAGAGAAGCTTATCACCATCTTTGAGGTCGATGGTCTTTTCCTCGAATGACAGGTTCCGGAAAGATCCCAGGAGTTTGCCCCGGCTTATCAATGGATAGAACGTCTCACCCTTTTCACTGATGTGCAGGGGATACTGGTGACCGGCCCGGGCATAGGTGAGGCGGTTGTTCCCGGGATCGAAGATACAGTAGAAAGCCGTAAGAAACAGGTCATTCGTGAGATAGATAAGCTTTTCGTTGATATACTGGAAGAGCTTTTCCGGTGATTGCAGTTTGTCGCCCGAGGTTTCAATGAGCGTCTTGATCATGGCCGTTACCAGGGCGGCATAGATGCCGTGCCCCGAAACATCCCCGATAAAAATACCTATTTTATCATCGGGCAGCTTGATAAAGTCGAAGAAATCTCCTCCCACCTGTTCCATCGGTTTATAGATAGTTTTAAAACCGAATCTGTCGTGTACGGGAGGCCTGAGGGGAATCAGGTGCTGCTGAATATCCCGTGCCATCTTCAGTTCGTGCTGAATCCTGATATTGTTGCTTTCAATTATAGAATTCTTCAACTCCAGTTCCCCGGCGGCTTTGAATGCATCAAAGCGGACCCTGTTTATCATCGCACCGATAATCAGTGCCGCCAGTATGGCGATGATTGGATTGGAAAGGGCAATGATAAATTCCCTGCCGGGATGGAAGGTTACATAGACCGATGACATGAAAAATACAAGGGGGAAAAAATAAACAAAAAATAGATACACCGCTCCCCTGCGGGCAATAGCGAGGATGCCGAAAATGACCACGATCATGCCCAAAAGGGAATCAGTGAAAAGGGCCGTGCCCCAGCACAGAAAGGCGAGCCCGCTCATCATGAACATGGTGCTGGAAAAAAACACGAAAAAAAAGGCTTCGACAAGAAGAGAAAAATTTTTCAGCGGTGATATAATGATAATGATGAGGAATAGGGCCGGAATAATGGGGATGAGCCGCCAGAATAAAATTGAATCCGGCAGGCCGGCGATAAAAAGGTCCTGGTAGAGAAAATAAAGAAAGCCGGCAATGCCGAGGGAACTTATCAGTATGCCGTTTTTCAGAATATACTCAACGTGAACTGCCTGAAACTTTTCTTTTATACTTATTCCCGATGTTTCAATCATATCTTTTCAGAGTACTTTACGGATTTTATCACTTTACGGATTTTATACCGGAGCATTCCATATCCCCTTTGATGCTATCTTGACCATATAATAAAATGGTTCTGCCATTCAAGTAAATTAATTTTTCAAATGGAATAATCGTTTTCCGGCGAAAGATGCGGATAAAAAAATATTTTCTTGATAATTCAGAGCCTGCTGCTATACTTTATGCATATTGAGAAGAAAGAGGAGCAGGGGAATGAAAATAGTTATCGTGATGATCAGCAGTATATTCATTGTCATGGGGTGCGCTTCAACACCGGAGAAGGCCTCTGATAAATGCATCAGCGGCGACTGCCAGAACGGCAAGGGAATTTTCGTATCGGCATCGGGGTCCCGGTATGAAGGATCTTTCAAGGAAGGCTATCCTCACGGAATGGGAAAACTCATTTCGGTCAAGGGGAGCGTCTATGAGGGAGAGTTCAGCGAGGGAACCTTTCATGGCAAGGGCGTTTATACGCAGAAGAGCGGTACTGTTTATAAAGGCGATTTCAAGGGCGGGAAATACAACGGCATGGGGACCGTTACCTATCCCGATGGCACGACATATACGGGAGAGTGGTTTGATGATAAGCCTCATGGCAAGGGAAAGCTGAAATCATCGAATGGAGACAGCTATGAGGGCGAGTTCAAGAACGGCCAGTTCGACGGATACGGCGTGCTTGTTGAGGCGGGCGGCGACCGGTACGTTGGGCAATGGAAAAATCACAAGAAAGACGGCCGGGGAAGATACACTTTTGCCGACGGTGAAGTCTGGGACGGCGAATTCCAGCAGGATAAATTTATCGGGAAGAAAAAGCGGTAACTACCGTCTCCGGGACGGAGCCGGTTTTACGAGATATACGAGGCGCTGATGGGCTGAACCAGGTATTTTTGGTTGAGGACATTGGCGCTTTCCAGCAAACCTTTCAGAATCACATCCAGGGCCGCGTCGAACATGGCTTCCACGGTTTTGCCTTCCATCTTGACATATGTCTTATGCACGAACATGATGTAAACACTGTAGATAAAATCCGTCAGATGATCCACGTCAACGGGACGGAAGCGTCCCGCATCGATCCCCTTTTGCAGCAGACCCTTGAGTATATTCATGGATTCAATATTGATACGGTAAAAGTGGTCTTCCTCGGGGTAGAGGGGGAATATGGCCGGATCATTGATTACGACATTGCGCATATCCTCGTCGAGGGAGAGATATTCATAGGATTTACGGCAGATGGTAATGAGCTGGTCCACGATGTCAGGGATATTCTCTATGCTAGTGATGACATTGCGCTGCCATCGCCGCAGACCATGGGCCACGGTCTTCTCGTAAAGGTCGCGCTTGTCCCGGACATAGAGGTAGAGGTTTCCCTTGGTCATGCCCAGTTCCGTGGCGATATCCTCCACGGTGGTTTTCTTGTAGCCGAACCGGGCGAAGATTTTCAGTGAAGTTTCCAGCAGTCTTTCGGTCTTGTCCTTTTTGTTCATTCATATATCTCACTGAACATATATGGACATGTCAATGAAAAAATTCAGCATTGATTCATTTCAAAATTACTTGACAGAGGGAGGCTTATTATCTAATGTACCTTACAAGTAAGATATATTAGAGGAAAGTATATGTCGGTGAAACATCTTATCATGGGAGCCTTAATCCAGAATCCCGATTATGGGTACAATATGAGAAATCGCTTTTTCAGCAGAATTCTCACGGAATTCGGACTCAATGACGGACAGCTCTATCCAGCCCTGAAACAAATGGAAGCCGATGAACTCATCGAAAAGGAAATAGAATACCAGGACAGCGGGCCCAACCGGCACAAATATCATATCACCGAAAAGGGGCGTCGGGAGTTCTTCGCGTGGCTTGAGTCCTCCGAGGGGGAGGAGCGGGCCTATCGCTACGAGGCTATCCGCAGCGATCCCTTCCTGAACCGCTGTATTTATCTTAAT
This region includes:
- a CDS encoding NADH-quinone oxidoreductase; this translates as MFSSIYQVMENFFLKKATNIFPVKHTPRSIIKVLEKGNIHGPVPVPRGFRGKPLFDYEKCIGCSMCEKVCPARAIEMYPVVANEKKSKRVVIYLSRCTYCSECAEVCPREAIVMSQDFMTADYDKYGDSLVVGIGERRLHEVHEEPAPAQDVQKEGD
- a CDS encoding hydrogenase: MKKSGLKNLKRSLWVFHLNTGSCNACDIEILATLMPRYDAERFGIKLVGTPRHADILLVTGTMTEKIRDKIIRVYEQVPDPKLVMVIGGCGCTKGVFQESYAMAGPVDMFLPVDVYVPGCPPRPEAIIYGVARAWEKLEKLEKKDEIAS
- a CDS encoding hydrogenase 3 maturation endopeptidase HyCI; amino-acid sequence: MKNILLGIGNRLRSDDGAGSCTADRFVHEGWLSIDGADIPENYTGVIKREHPDLLVIVDACDLGEEPGTLRRVPLHLLSQDSGFNTHAAPLAFLVDYLKPHAGEILFIGIQPGTTEFGEGLSGAVADGIDRLMEHLHSGEIMSIPPARGS
- a CDS encoding formate hydrogenlyase subunit 4; amino-acid sequence: MQSIVVLIAASILIFVLSIYVGLFLKGIDRKAAAYYQSRIGPSLRQPFWDLKKLMLKQTIIPENAVGWIFKGAPAISLVSSAVLLIYIVMPYFMYLAGYHDFFLYAGDIILVVYLLMIPAIAMVAGGFASGSPYASIGAQREMVILMTTELPLAIIAVAFAWKVSNIDPRIAPFALVSFSQHPLWIGMGPLGIMGGTMLAITMAVIIPAELAKIPFDQAEAETEIADGLLAEYSGKYLAFFHLADAVKVLAITSLAVILFFPQGVKELCGCSLVIGSVDLTLAADILLFLLKHVLIYFFTVTTVRIAMARFKISHVARIFVIGMTATSLAGFFLIYLDTIIIKF
- a CDS encoding NADH dehydrogenase subunit — encoded protein: MSLQTYTLNIGPTHPAFKEPVQFKFEIDGEIVVKTDIEFGYTHRGIESVARSRNFIEVIYLLERVCGICSVSHPMAYCMAVEQAAGIEVPGRAQYIRTIIGELERLHSHLLWAGVAAHEIGFDTLFMYTWNVREDVLDLLELVTGNRVNYAMLTIGGVRRDITEELVPVIREVLDHYRSLYNRMSEIMLHDESVRMRCEDVGVLTYEDALRFCAVGPTARASGLNKDVRVDYPMNAYPDMEWLRPVSPRDLGREPHGDVYDRVIVRVLEIQQSIEIIEYCLDHMPEGPIAEETNSVKIINKLKKMQGEGMGRYEAPRGEVSHYDILDNREGPAQLKVKAPTYSNMQTWVTMLEGAEIADIPIVVASIDPCIACADRMTFTKGNGKIVTLTSADLHKMSIEKMNEVRRKCNR